In a single window of the Arachis hypogaea cultivar Tifrunner chromosome 6, arahy.Tifrunner.gnm2.J5K5, whole genome shotgun sequence genome:
- the LOC112755995 gene encoding homeotic protein knotted-1 isoform X1: MEMEEYPNNNNNSNNNNNNLRPSFLYSSTTNSASLHNHHHHNQVPINTFNLQSSDHHQQCFESDDNHQVLVVKTEAISTTPHHHLQTPILHHYPLLRGNNNNMHHPHHSQQHHHHQQGGNYNQSSNNGVGEVEAIKAKIIAHPHYSNLLEAYMDCQKVGAPPEVVARLVAARQEFEARQRSSVSSRESYNKDPELDQFMEAYYDMLVKYREELTRPIQEAMDFMRRIETQLNMLCNGPVRIFQDEKCEGEGGGSSEEEQENSGGETEVAEIDPRAEDRELKNHLLRKYSGYLSSLKQELSKKKKKGKLPKEARQKLLNWWELHYKWPYPSESEKVALAESTGLDQKQINNWFINQRKRHWKPSEDMQFMVMDGLHAHQKATLYMDPHYLPDPHYRLAP, encoded by the exons aTGGAGATGGAGGAataccctaataataataataatagtaataataataataataatttgaggCCAAGTTTCTTGTACTCATCAACTACTAATAGTGCttctcttcataatcatcatcatcacaaccAAGTTCCAATCAACACCTTTAATCTTCAATCTTCAGATCATCATCAACAATGTTTTGAATCTGATGATAATCATCAAGTTCTTGTTGTGAAGACTGAAGCAATTAGCACCACCCCACATCATCATCTTCAAACTCCAATTCTTCATCACTATCCTTTATTGAGGGGAAACAATAATAATATGCATCATCCCCACCATAGCCAGCAacaccatcatcatcaacaagGAGGGAATTACAACCAAAGCTCCAATAATGGTGTTGGTGAAGTTGAAGCCATCAAAGCCAAAATCATTGCTCATCCTCACTACTCTAATCTCTTAGAAGCTTACATGGATTGCCAAAAG GTTGGAGCTCCGCCGGAAGTGGTGGCGCGACTGGTGGCGGCGAGGCAGGAATTTGAGGCACGGCAACGATCTTCAGTTAGCTCAAGGGAAAGTTACAATAAGGACCCAGAACTTGACCAATTCATG gaaGCTTACTATGACATGCTTGTGAAGTATAGAGAGGAATTAACAAGGCCTATACAAGAGGCTATGGATTTCATGAGAAGAATAGAAACACAGCTAAATATGCTTTGCAATGGACCCGTTAGGATCTTCCAAG ATGAGAAATGTGAAGGAGAAGGAGGTGGTTCATCGGAAGAGGAACAAGAGAACAGTGGTGGAGAAACAGAAGTAGCAGAGATTGATCCAAGAGCTGAAGACCGTGAACTGAAGAACCATTTGCTTAGAAAATATAGTGGTTACTTGAGTAGCCTTAAGCAAGAACtctccaagaagaagaagaaaggaaaactCCCTAAGGAAGCTAGGCAGAAGCTCCTTAACTGGTGGGAACTTCATTACAAATGGCCTTATCCTTCG GAATCAGAGAAGGTGGCACTGGCAGAATCAACAGGTTTGgaccaaaaacaaataaacaactgGTTCATAAATCAAAGGAAGAGGCACTGGAAACCCTCTGAAGACATGCAGTTCATGGTGATGGATGGCCTTCATGCTCATCAGAAAGCAACCCTCTATATGGATCCTCATTATTTGCCTGATCCTCACTACCGTCTAGCTCCATGA
- the LOC112755996 gene encoding uncharacterized protein has product MNFDHGVSNTSLQLGLALGIGFHHQEKNCMKKKEDDPSRKCNNKAYPSLTLGPAIIDDDNHNNQASKIIEDSNSSPSAVSSFSNSSIIIKKEKDQFLVEEFEVEIDEKAPSSSRDEDGNNTKRKKLRLSKEQSIILEESFKNYSNPNPKQKQELATHLHLLPRQVEVWFQNRRARTKLKQTESDCEFLKKCYESLTEENKRLQNELQELKSMQTTPPFSMQIPPTTLTICPSCEKIWSNNNNNNNNNGELLLISSKTHQHHNHFYKNNGYPLFKHSSSATC; this is encoded by the exons ATGAACTTTGATCATGGTGTCTCCAACACAAGCCTTCAACTTGGTCTTGCTCTTGGAATTGGCTTCCATCatcaagagaagaattgcatgaagaaaaaggaggatgatCCATCAAGAAAATGCAATAATAAGGCATACCCATCTCTTACATTAGGACCAGcaataattgatgatgataatcataATAATCAAGCTTCAAAGATTATTGAAGACTCTAATTCTTCTCCAAGTGCAGTGTCATCGTTTTCCAACTCTTCTATCATAATCAAGAAGGAGAAAGATCAATTCTTGGTTGAAGAATTTGAGGTTGAGATTGATGAGAAGGCTCCATCATCATCAAGGGATGAAGATGGTAACAACACAAAAAGGAAGAAACTTAGGCTCTCAAAAGAACAATCTATAATCTTGGAGGAAAGCTTCAAGAACTATTCTAATCCCAATCCG AAGCAAAAGCAAGAATTGGCAACACACTTGCATCTGCTGCCGAGACAAGTGGAGGTATGGTTCCAGAACAGGAGAGCCAG GACAAAGCTgaaacaaacagaatcagatTGTGAGTTCCTGAAGAAGTGCTACGAAAGTCTAACAGAAGAGAATAAGAGGCTCCAAAACGAGCTTCAAGAACTCAAATCAATGCAAACAACACCACCCTTTTCCATGCAAATTCCACCAACAACTCTTACTATATGCCCTTCTTGTGAGAAAATTtggtctaataataataataataataataataatggggaATTATTGCTTATAAGTTCAAAAACTCATCAACACCATAATCATTTCTACAAAAATAATGGATATCCATTATTCAAACACTCATCATCCGCAACATGCTAG
- the LOC112755995 gene encoding homeotic protein knotted-1 isoform X2, translating to MEMEEYPNNNNNSNNNNNNLRPSFLYSSTTNSASLHNHHHHNQVPINTFNLQSSDHHQQCFESDDNHQVLVVKTEAISTTPHHHLQTPILHHYPLLRGNNNNMHHPHHSQQHHHHQQGGNYNQSSNNGVGEVEAIKAKIIAHPHYSNLLEAYMDCQKVGAPPEVVARLVAARQEFEARQRSSVSSRESYNKDPELDQFMEAYYDMLVKYREELTRPIQEAMDFMRRIETQLNMLCNGPVRIFQGEGGGSSEEEQENSGGETEVAEIDPRAEDRELKNHLLRKYSGYLSSLKQELSKKKKKGKLPKEARQKLLNWWELHYKWPYPSESEKVALAESTGLDQKQINNWFINQRKRHWKPSEDMQFMVMDGLHAHQKATLYMDPHYLPDPHYRLAP from the exons aTGGAGATGGAGGAataccctaataataataataatagtaataataataataataatttgaggCCAAGTTTCTTGTACTCATCAACTACTAATAGTGCttctcttcataatcatcatcatcacaaccAAGTTCCAATCAACACCTTTAATCTTCAATCTTCAGATCATCATCAACAATGTTTTGAATCTGATGATAATCATCAAGTTCTTGTTGTGAAGACTGAAGCAATTAGCACCACCCCACATCATCATCTTCAAACTCCAATTCTTCATCACTATCCTTTATTGAGGGGAAACAATAATAATATGCATCATCCCCACCATAGCCAGCAacaccatcatcatcaacaagGAGGGAATTACAACCAAAGCTCCAATAATGGTGTTGGTGAAGTTGAAGCCATCAAAGCCAAAATCATTGCTCATCCTCACTACTCTAATCTCTTAGAAGCTTACATGGATTGCCAAAAG GTTGGAGCTCCGCCGGAAGTGGTGGCGCGACTGGTGGCGGCGAGGCAGGAATTTGAGGCACGGCAACGATCTTCAGTTAGCTCAAGGGAAAGTTACAATAAGGACCCAGAACTTGACCAATTCATG gaaGCTTACTATGACATGCTTGTGAAGTATAGAGAGGAATTAACAAGGCCTATACAAGAGGCTATGGATTTCATGAGAAGAATAGAAACACAGCTAAATATGCTTTGCAATGGACCCGTTAGGATCTTCCAAG GAGAAGGAGGTGGTTCATCGGAAGAGGAACAAGAGAACAGTGGTGGAGAAACAGAAGTAGCAGAGATTGATCCAAGAGCTGAAGACCGTGAACTGAAGAACCATTTGCTTAGAAAATATAGTGGTTACTTGAGTAGCCTTAAGCAAGAACtctccaagaagaagaagaaaggaaaactCCCTAAGGAAGCTAGGCAGAAGCTCCTTAACTGGTGGGAACTTCATTACAAATGGCCTTATCCTTCG GAATCAGAGAAGGTGGCACTGGCAGAATCAACAGGTTTGgaccaaaaacaaataaacaactgGTTCATAAATCAAAGGAAGAGGCACTGGAAACCCTCTGAAGACATGCAGTTCATGGTGATGGATGGCCTTCATGCTCATCAGAAAGCAACCCTCTATATGGATCCTCATTATTTGCCTGATCCTCACTACCGTCTAGCTCCATGA